In the Bacteroidota bacterium genome, AATATCTGTTGTTCACCTGAAAAGTTTAAATTTTTATGCAAAATAACTACATCTGAGCCACATTGTATGTGCATACCTATTTTACGGTATTATGTGTGGAACAGACTTTAACGCTTTTTCCAACAAAGGTAGTGTAGTAAGTTTGCACCAGTTTAGAATTGTTCTAAATAATTAACAATAATTAATACTTATGAATGAATTCATCATCGCGTTTCGCGAATGTCTTGAAGCAGCTCTGATAGTTGGTATCATTTACGTTGTAATTATCCGCAATGGTTATCAGAGTCAGGTAAAAATGTTATGGTTGAGTGTGTTTTCAGCAGTAGCGGCATCAGCAATAATTGGTGTTGGGTTGTATGAAGTGCTGGAACAGGCCGGTGATGCATTTAAAGAGTTATTGGAAGGTATTTTTATGTATATCACAGCAGCACTACTTTTTTATGTGATATTCTGGATGAGTAAAAATTTAGCCAGCCGCGATGCGATTACAAAACAAACTACAAGTACATTATCGGAAGGTAGTAAATGGGGGATTTTCTTTTTAGTATTTTTTTCCATTTTGCGTGAAGGATTTGAAACTGCTTTATTTTTAGTAGCCAGTACCGGCATTGATAAAAGTTTTTCTTACATCGGATTTTTTGGTGGCGTTCTTCTTGCCATATTAATCGGCTACATGATTGTTGTGCAGGGCAAGAAAGTGCAACTGCGTCCGTTTTTTAAATGGACATCATTATTACTCGTATTTTTTGCTGCGGGGATGATTGCTTATGGCACTCATGAAATTCATGAATATATGGAATATCGTGAACATGAAGAACATGAAACTGCTGCTGCGTCTACTGAAGAAATGGAAGGTAAAGAAGATTGTCACGAATTGCTGGAACACGCTGTACCACTTAATACCAGCGCCGTTTCAACTGAAGCGGAAGAAGAGGAAGAACACGAATATGCTTTCGATATATTTAAAAATAAAATTAGTAATGCACCTTTAGGAGGTATGTATATTTACGATGAAGATTGTGGTGTAAATATTCACATGTTAAATGCCAGCGGATTAATCGGTTCGTTTTTAAAAGGATTACTTGGATATAATTCCAGCCCTACCTGGATGGAAATTATTTTATGGTTAATCAGTTTAAGTTTCGGAATTTATATCTGGCGAAAAGCATATAAATAAAATATTTTCAGGCATAAAAAAACGCTGCAGAATAATTTTTGCAGCGTTTTTTATTTGTTGTAAATCTTTAAATTATCTTTCTACAATTGTAAATGTAAAATTGGGCCCTTTACCTAATTTATAAGCCATGGTTACCCATAATTTAGCGAGGTTTTCTAATAACACAGCATTTTCTGAACCACCTACATCAACAACACGAAATCCTAAATCCATTGCAAGCTGTGTAACTACTTTTTTAGATTCAATTTCATCTCCACAAATAAATGTTTCAATTGCTTTTCCATCATATTCAGGATTCATCATATTGCCAACGCCGGTTGTATTAAAAGCCTTTACAACATCTGCACTACCGGTCCATGCACCTATTGCTTCCAATGCGGATTCAAACGGCTCTGTGCTCACCGAAATCGGATTGGTGGCATCTATTATGATTTTTCCTTCCCATTCAACATCGATGCTTTTAAGCACTTCATCGGCCACGCCAAAAGGGATGGCCACTAAAACTACTTCAGCATCAACCATTGATTCCTGAAAGGTGGTTACTTTGGCGCCAATACTAATGGCATTCCATGCTTTCTGACTTTGAGGGTCGCGCACGCCAAAGGTTATATCGTGACCTTTCGCTTTCCATTTGGTTCCTGCTGCCAGACCGATATTTCCGGCTCCTAAAATTGTAATTCGCATAAATTGGGTTTGGGATAATTGAATTTAAAATTGAATTGTCGAAAATTATGCCAACAACGTTGCCGTCATGGTAATTTCTGTATTTAACAATTTAGATATCGGACAGTTCAATTTTGCTTCTTCTGCAGCTTCGGTAAACGATTCCACATTTGCTCCCGGTACTTTTGCAGATACTTCAAGATGTGCATTAGTAATGGCACCGTTGTCGAGGGTGATGGTACAAGTTGTATTAATGGCTTCCGGAGTTAAATTTTTAGTTCCGAGCACAAAACTCAATTTCATGCTAAAACATCCTGCATGTGCAGCAGCAACCAATTCTTCAGGGTTTGTTCCGATGCCATCAGCAAAACGGGTGCTCCATGAATATTGGTTCTGATTTAATACTCCCGATTGTGTTGAAAGATGTCCTGATCCTTCTTTTCCTGTGCCGTTCCAAACGGCTGTAGCGTTACGTTTCATTTTATATTTTTTTTTAATTAGTTATGAATATGCCCTGCAAAGGTAGTGGTTGCAAGCTGAAACTTGAAAGAATCAGCCTTCAGTGTTATTTAAGCGAAAATCAAATAAAATTAGTTCCCTCGTTTTCAATAAACCCTTCATTTTCAAAACGCATTAAACAGCCGAAACCGCAAAGTCGCTAAGGCCACTAAGTAACGCTAAGAAAATTGTATAATAATCTTCGTGCATCTTCGCGGCCTTTGTTCCTTCGTGGTTATGGCTGTTATAAAAATGTACAATTTTAGTTTAATGGAAATTAAATAAACTTAATTGCCTAGGTTATCCCAAACCACTCATTATTCATCGTTCATCACTCATTAAAATAAACTTTAATCGCTAACAATAAATTGTTTAATCACCATATTGTTTTCAATTTGCACTTTACAATAATAAATGCCATTAGCTATGTTGGCAAGATGTACATTTAATACCGGCATTTCAGTTACCGTATTATTGTAAATAATACTACCCATGTTATTAGTTATGGTAATTACGATTTTACTTTCCGATTCAGGTAATTCTAAAGAAAAAATACCATTATTAATGGTTGGATATAAATTAACCGCATCATTATTTTCTGCAGCAGGCGAATAAATATTTCCATCAGCATAACGGCCATCACCACAACTTACCCATTTGGGTCCATCGTTATACCAAATTTCTGATAAGGTATCAGTTTTAAAAAAATCGTTTAATATATCTGCTAATTTATCTTTGCCTGCTCCATTTAAATGAAAGCCACCACCATCAACACGAAAATCATCTTCACAATCCCAAAACAAGCCATCGTAATCACGTGGTATATTTCCATCCGTCCATAAATACGGCCCCCATGTCATATATGGAACAACTTTTCCCGGATCAGTATATTTATACATTGGATTTCCCATTATTTGTTTTTCTACTGCCGCTTTAAATCCAAAACCACAGCGGTAAGAACCGGGCTCATGTATGGAAGTATACATTTCATAGGTAGGATCTGCATAACCGGCGTAATAAGGACTGCCAACATAAACCAATTTTAAATTCGGATATTCAATTAACATCGCTGCAAGTGCAAGCTGAACTTTTTTTTCAATGCTGTCGCGATAAGCAGGCATATCAAAAATGGTATCTGCGCGTGAACCATTAAATAACCAGGCAATTTGAATTTGTTCAGGTGTAATGCCTTTTGGTGTTAATCGGTTATCTTCAATATAATCCCAATAATCCGGGTGATCAACATTCATACTTTCCATACCTTCACCGCTGTTGGTTGCGTTAACCAATTTTAAGCATGGATTTAAAGTAATATCTCCATTAACAATTTCAATTAAGTGATTAAATGGCTCACCTGTGGTTGAACCGCCAAATCCTGCCAATACAATTTTTCCGTTGGCATAATCTACATTACCTAATGTATCTAAAGGTTTAATTGATTTTGCAATTTTTAACCCTTTTTTCAAATGTGCATTTGGAGGAACATTTTTCCCATTCGGATATAATCCGCCCTGATAAACGCCTAAATAATATCCCGTTTTTAAATCAACAAGCGGAATGAGCCCGGTTGAATCGTTTGCACATTGAATTTGTGCGAATATAGACGTGCTGCATAACAGGTAAAAACAAAGTAGTGTGATGTAACGCATGGTTCGTTATTTTAATCAAATATACACGAAGTGGTTTAAATAAAAAAACCGGCTCGAGGCCGGTTTTTATTAAATTAGGTTATTAAGATTATCGCACAATTTTAAGTTCGTTAATCAGGTTGCTTGCGCCGGCAAATTTATCGATGATAAATAATACATAGCGAATATCAACTGAAATAGTACGATTTAAATCCGGGTCGACAATATAATCGCCAGGTGTTCCTTCAAAATTGCCGTCGAATGCAAGGCCGATTAATTCGCCTTTACCATTCATAATCGGGCTACCGCTGTTACCGCCTGTAATATCGAGGTTCGAAAGAAAACATACCGGAACAGTTCCGCTTTTATCGGCATAACGACCGAAATCGCGGGCAACATATAAATCGTATAATTTTTGCGGAACAACAAATTCTGCATTTTTATTATCACGTTTTTCCATTACACCATCAATGGTAGTTTGCCAGTGATAATGCACAGCATCACGTGCTTCGTAATCCTGTACGGTTCCGTAAGTTAAACGCAGTGTTGAATTTGCATCAGGATAAAACAATTTTTTTGGATCTTTTTGCATTAATGCTGCTGTGTATTCTCTTTCCAGTTTACTTATTTCAGCATTTGTAGCTCTGAATGTACCAAGCACTGTTTGCGCCTCTCCGTATAATGCAATATAATAATTGTATAAAGGGTCTTTTTTTAATTTTTTCTCACTTGGTTTATTTAAATAGGCATCCAGTTTTTCTTTAGAGGTAAACACTGATTTTGCAAATGCATTTTTTGCCCATGTATCAAATTTTTCTTCAGGTGTTGCACCTTTAGTATTGGCAAGAATGTCTTTTAAAATTTGCGGTTGTTTTTCAGCCGGCAGATTTTTATGCATTAAGTTTAATAAGGCAATGGTTTTATTTAATTCGGTATTGTAATTAAAACTTTCCCACATACCATCTGCAGCTTCTTTAACACCATCTATTACTTGTGTTTTAGCATCACCTGTAACAGCTTCATCACCAAATAAAGATTCAATATCATTTAACGCAACGGCAAAATTTCCGGTAGGTAATAAAACAACTGAATAATATTTATAATATAGTTCAGTACTAACTGTGCTTAAAGTCTGATAATTCGTTTCGAAATTTTTAAACATCGTTTCGTACTGTTCCTGTGTTTTGGTGCCTTGCGATTTAGCCCATTTCATAAATTCTGTTTCCTGTGTTTTTTTAATAGCAACAGCATCCATTCTATTCATTCCGGTTACTTGTGTTTTATACAATTTTAATCCGTTCATTAATTGCGCGTAATCAGCAGCTAATTGAATACGAACAACTTCATCTTTATCCATTTCACGTTTCATAACATCAGTAACAGCCTGAAATACATCAACCTGAGCAGGGTTGCTGCGGTTCATAATTTCATCCATACCATAGCTGGTCAAATAACGTTGTGTTGTTCCCGGAAAACCCATGATCATGGTGAAATCACCTTCTTTATATCCTTCCAATGAAATTTTGAGGAAATTTTTTGGTTTGTAAGGCACGTTATCTGTGCTATATTCTGCAGGATTATTAGACTGGTCAGCATAAATACGGAAAATACTAAAGTCGCCGGTATGACGTGGCCACATCCAGTTGTCGGTGTCACCACCGTAATTTCCGATTGATGATGGTGGTGCACCTGCTAAACGCACATCATTATACACTTTATATAAATACACATAAAACTGATTGCCGTAAAACATGGCTTTAACTTCTGCAGAATAACCTTGATCAGTGTAACGCGCAATAATGCGGTTTTGAATTTCGGTAATTTTTGCGCGGCGTTGTGCCATATCCAAACCTTCCACTTGCGGAACAATTGAATCGGTAATATTCAGTGCATCCTGTAAAATGCGAATAGCTAAGCCCGGAATTGGTAATTCTTCAGCATAACTTTTTGCCCAAAAACCATCATCAATATAATTATGTTCAGGTGTAGATTGAGAAACAATAGCTTCAAAACCACAGTGATGGTTGGTAAACATTAAACCGTTTGGTGATACTAATTCACCGGTACAAAATCCACCTCCGCCTTCATATAATTGTACAACAGCATCTTTTAAACTTACTTTTTCGGTGCTGTAAATATCATCGGCAGAAATTTCGAGTCCGAGTTGTTTTAAATAATCGTAATTGAGCTGGCGAACGAGGTTTGCGAGCCACATACCTTCATCAGGTGTAACGCCTGCTTGCACAGGTTTTATGGCAGTAGCAAAAAATAATACTACGGCCATGGCATAAAAACTTAATTTACGTTGTATCATGATATTAGTAATTTAATTAAAGAAATCGAGCGCGAAGTTAGCAAACAATTGCCTCAAAGCATTGCAGTACATAAAAAAAGGCAGCCAAAGCTGCCTGATATTTTATTGTAGAAATTCGTTTATTCTTCTTTCAGAAATTTTTTGGTAATGAGCGTATTTCCCTGGTAGTAAGCAGCTAAAAAGTAGACACCAGGCTGTAAATCAACCAGACTCACTTTAATTTCCTGCTTGCCGGCTTCAGGTGTTACGGTTTTGATTTCGCGGCCTACAATATTCAAAATGCTGATTTTGTCGACATTTTCGTAGGTAAAGCTGATAGTAGCGAAACTTTTAACCGGGTTTGGGAAAATGCTAACTGTGCCTTCACCTGATTCAAAACCCATGGAGAATACCACGGTTTCAGCAGGATCGGCAACACACGCTTCACTGGACAGGCTGTCTGCGCCGTTGTTGGCGTAGAGGCTTGTGGTTATCGCAGAGACCAGTAGTAATGTGTAGAGTTTACGCATAGGCTTTTTTGCTAATGGTAAAGATATAGTATTGTTTTTGGTATTTCAAATTCATTAAAATGTTAATATCCTGTTTTAACCGGCTTTAACATTTTAACATGCCTGAATTGTGTGTTACTACGTAAAATCGCCAAAAAAGTTTCAAACCTAGATGGTATAGTCATCTTCCTCTTCCAAACCAGCCAGCGGATTTTCGCTAAACATGCTTGAAAACAGGTCTGTAAACTGCATGCCGGTTTGTAACAAATGCTTACTTAGCAGTGAGTATTCGGCCAAACCATGTAAAACGAACTCCATCAGGAAATACTGCTCATCGGCCGATACTTTAGGGTAGGCTTTTTGAACCAGTTTCTTCAATCCCGGCACTTTTTCGAGGCTTTTGCGGTATTCGGCATTGCTACTTTCGTTCAGCAGGTCAACCGTATTTCCTTCATTGAACCAGTCGATAATCTCCTGATACATATTATTGCGCTTAGGGTCGGCCTGCTCGGCTTTTTTGCCCATGGGCTTTTTAGCCTTTTCAGGAGCTGGGAAATATTGGGTGAATTGGGAGCGAACAGCCTTGCCAATCAGATTAATGGCAACGATATAAGGGCCTTCCTGCTCACCTTCATAAACCAACTCAATTTTCCCGGTAATAGATGGAATTACACTCCAGAAATCACTTACCCGAATAAATGTTTTTTCATCCTTGCTTTTAATACTGCGACGTTCGGCACCGGAAACAAGATTTTCTAATGCCGTAATCGTCATACGTGCACTTACACCACTTTTCTGATCCACAAATTCACTTTTTCTCGCTTCAAATGCAATTTGTTCAATCATATCTTTTGCCAGTTCATTTAACTGCACACGATCTGATTGTTCAGCATTAATATTTGCTTCCTGATGAGTGATAATTTTTGAAATGGCAACATCTTTCGGATAATGCGTTAAAATCTGACTTTCAATTCGGTCTTTTAAAGGTGTTACAATTGAACCACGATTGGTATAATCTTCAGGGTTTGCTGTAAACACAAATTGAATATCGAGCGGTAAACGAATTTTAAATCCGCGAATCTGAATATCACCTTCCTGCAAAATATTAAATAATGCTACTTGAATTCTTGCCTGCAAATCGGGTAGTTCGTTAATTACAAAAATGCATCTGTGTGAACGCGGAATTAAACCAAAGTGAATTACCCGTTCATCGTTATAATTTAATTTTAAATTCGCTGCTTTTATCGGGTCAACATCACCAATTAAATCGGCAATACTCACATCAGGTGTTGCGAGTTTTTCGGTGTAACGCATATCGCGATGTAACCAGGTGATTGGTGTATCATCACCTTTTTCCTGCAGCAAATTTTTTGCATAAAAAGATAAAGGATTTAATGGGTCATCATTTAAATCGCTGCCTGCAACAACAGGAATATATTCGTCGAGCAAAGAAGTTAATAATCGTGCAATACGTGTTTTTGCCTGACCGCGTAAACCCAATAAAATGATATTGTGTCGCGATAAAATTGCGCGTTCCAAATCGGGAATTACAGTATGTTCAAAGCCATGTATACCTTCAAAAAATTGTTCACCCGAACGCAATTTTGCGATAAGATTTTTTCTTAATTCTTCTTTCACGGTTAAACTTTTATAACCGGATTTTTTTAATTCACCAAATGTGTTTAT is a window encoding:
- a CDS encoding FTR1 family protein — translated: MNEFIIAFRECLEAALIVGIIYVVIIRNGYQSQVKMLWLSVFSAVAASAIIGVGLYEVLEQAGDAFKELLEGIFMYITAALLFYVIFWMSKNLASRDAITKQTTSTLSEGSKWGIFFLVFFSILREGFETALFLVASTGIDKSFSYIGFFGGVLLAILIGYMIVVQGKKVQLRPFFKWTSLLLVFFAAGMIAYGTHEIHEYMEYREHEEHETAAASTEEMEGKEDCHELLEHAVPLNTSAVSTEAEEEEEHEYAFDIFKNKISNAPLGGMYIYDEDCGVNIHMLNASGLIGSFLKGLLGYNSSPTWMEIILWLISLSFGIYIWRKAYK
- a CDS encoding NAD(P)-binding domain-containing protein is translated as MRITILGAGNIGLAAGTKWKAKGHDITFGVRDPQSQKAWNAISIGAKVTTFQESMVDAEVVLVAIPFGVADEVLKSIDVEWEGKIIIDATNPISVSTEPFESALEAIGAWTGSADVVKAFNTTGVGNMMNPEYDGKAIETFICGDEIESKKVVTQLAMDLGFRVVDVGGSENAVLLENLAKLWVTMAYKLGKGPNFTFTIVER
- a CDS encoding OsmC family protein, with translation MKRNATAVWNGTGKEGSGHLSTQSGVLNQNQYSWSTRFADGIGTNPEELVAAAHAGCFSMKLSFVLGTKNLTPEAINTTCTITLDNGAITNAHLEVSAKVPGANVESFTEAAEEAKLNCPISKLLNTEITMTATLLA
- a CDS encoding T9SS type A sorting domain-containing protein, translating into MRYITLLCFYLLCSTSIFAQIQCANDSTGLIPLVDLKTGYYLGVYQGGLYPNGKNVPPNAHLKKGLKIAKSIKPLDTLGNVDYANGKIVLAGFGGSTTGEPFNHLIEIVNGDITLNPCLKLVNATNSGEGMESMNVDHPDYWDYIEDNRLTPKGITPEQIQIAWLFNGSRADTIFDMPAYRDSIEKKVQLALAAMLIEYPNLKLVYVGSPYYAGYADPTYEMYTSIHEPGSYRCGFGFKAAVEKQIMGNPMYKYTDPGKVVPYMTWGPYLWTDGNIPRDYDGLFWDCEDDFRVDGGGFHLNGAGKDKLADILNDFFKTDTLSEIWYNDGPKWVSCGDGRYADGNIYSPAAENNDAVNLYPTINNGIFSLELPESESKIVITITNNMGSIIYNNTVTEMPVLNVHLANIANGIYYCKVQIENNMVIKQFIVSD
- a CDS encoding S46 family peptidase, translating into MIQRKLSFYAMAVVLFFATAIKPVQAGVTPDEGMWLANLVRQLNYDYLKQLGLEISADDIYSTEKVSLKDAVVQLYEGGGGFCTGELVSPNGLMFTNHHCGFEAIVSQSTPEHNYIDDGFWAKSYAEELPIPGLAIRILQDALNITDSIVPQVEGLDMAQRRAKITEIQNRIIARYTDQGYSAEVKAMFYGNQFYVYLYKVYNDVRLAGAPPSSIGNYGGDTDNWMWPRHTGDFSIFRIYADQSNNPAEYSTDNVPYKPKNFLKISLEGYKEGDFTMIMGFPGTTQRYLTSYGMDEIMNRSNPAQVDVFQAVTDVMKREMDKDEVVRIQLAADYAQLMNGLKLYKTQVTGMNRMDAVAIKKTQETEFMKWAKSQGTKTQEQYETMFKNFETNYQTLSTVSTELYYKYYSVVLLPTGNFAVALNDIESLFGDEAVTGDAKTQVIDGVKEAADGMWESFNYNTELNKTIALLNLMHKNLPAEKQPQILKDILANTKGATPEEKFDTWAKNAFAKSVFTSKEKLDAYLNKPSEKKLKKDPLYNYYIALYGEAQTVLGTFRATNAEISKLEREYTAALMQKDPKKLFYPDANSTLRLTYGTVQDYEARDAVHYHWQTTIDGVMEKRDNKNAEFVVPQKLYDLYVARDFGRYADKSGTVPVCFLSNLDITGGNSGSPIMNGKGELIGLAFDGNFEGTPGDYIVDPDLNRTISVDIRYVLFIIDKFAGASNLINELKIVR
- a CDS encoding T9SS type A sorting domain-containing protein, with amino-acid sequence MRKLYTLLLVSAITTSLYANNGADSLSSEACVADPAETVVFSMGFESGEGTVSIFPNPVKSFATISFTYENVDKISILNIVGREIKTVTPEAGKQEIKVSLVDLQPGVYFLAAYYQGNTLITKKFLKEE
- a CDS encoding magnesium chelatase; protein product: MQIKSINTFGELKKSGYKSLTVKEELRKNLIAKLRSGEQFFEGIHGFEHTVIPDLERAILSRHNIILLGLRGQAKTRIARLLTSLLDEYIPVVAGSDLNDDPLNPLSFYAKNLLQEKGDDTPITWLHRDMRYTEKLATPDVSIADLIGDVDPIKAANLKLNYNDERVIHFGLIPRSHRCIFVINELPDLQARIQVALFNILQEGDIQIRGFKIRLPLDIQFVFTANPEDYTNRGSIVTPLKDRIESQILTHYPKDVAISKIITHQEANINAEQSDRVQLNELAKDMIEQIAFEARKSEFVDQKSGVSARMTITALENLVSGAERRSIKSKDEKTFIRVSDFWSVIPSITGKIELVYEGEQEGPYIVAINLIGKAVRSQFTQYFPAPEKAKKPMGKKAEQADPKRNNMYQEIIDWFNEGNTVDLLNESSNAEYRKSLEKVPGLKKLVQKAYPKVSADEQYFLMEFVLHGLAEYSLLSKHLLQTGMQFTDLFSSMFSENPLAGLEEEDDYTI